One genomic segment of Arenicella xantha includes these proteins:
- the serB gene encoding phosphoserine phosphatase SerB, with amino-acid sequence MANIILLNLSGDDRIGLSSDFYAVISEVDVRILDIGQSVIHDQVSQGMMLQLPDTQDPEAIKSALKHHAKRLKLKVKIRDVSEAAYSRWVEQQGADRYTLTLLAREVSAEEIARVTQVTAEQGLNIHDIVRLSGRVPLDRPISNEVKSCIEFSVQGEPKNPAQMRASFLKIAAELDVDIAIQRDDAFRRNRRLVCFDMDSTLISTEVIDELAKHAGVGEQVAAITERAMRGELDFTESFTQRMALLEGLSENVLAEIATNLPLMEGAKTLISNLRAYGYKTAILSGGFSYFGNHLKQMLGIDHVYANTLEIVDGKLTGRVIHPVVDAKRKALLLKKIAHEEGLDPQQTIAVGDGANDLLMLSEAGLGIAFRAKPLVRESAKQSLSTHGLDGILYLLGFKEQDIKRAD; translated from the coding sequence TTGGCAAACATTATTTTATTAAACTTATCTGGAGATGACCGAATTGGCCTGTCTTCTGACTTCTATGCGGTAATCAGCGAAGTCGACGTGAGAATCTTAGATATCGGTCAATCGGTAATTCATGACCAGGTGTCGCAAGGCATGATGCTGCAGCTACCCGACACTCAGGATCCAGAGGCCATTAAAAGTGCATTAAAACATCATGCCAAACGGCTAAAACTGAAAGTTAAGATTCGAGATGTAAGCGAAGCAGCTTACAGCCGCTGGGTCGAACAGCAAGGCGCCGATCGCTATACCCTAACGTTGCTAGCACGAGAAGTATCAGCCGAAGAAATTGCTCGAGTCACGCAAGTAACCGCCGAACAAGGACTGAATATCCACGATATTGTGCGCTTAAGCGGTCGCGTGCCGCTCGACCGCCCAATTAGTAACGAGGTCAAATCCTGCATTGAATTTTCTGTGCAAGGAGAACCGAAAAACCCAGCTCAAATGCGCGCCAGCTTTCTTAAAATAGCCGCGGAGCTTGATGTGGATATCGCGATTCAACGGGATGACGCGTTTAGAAGAAATCGCCGACTAGTCTGTTTTGACATGGACTCAACATTAATCAGCACCGAAGTCATTGATGAGCTGGCCAAACACGCTGGCGTGGGCGAGCAAGTTGCCGCAATCACTGAGCGAGCGATGCGTGGCGAACTTGATTTCACAGAGAGTTTCACTCAACGCATGGCATTACTTGAAGGCCTAAGTGAAAACGTTTTAGCGGAAATTGCAACAAACCTCCCGCTCATGGAAGGCGCTAAAACGCTAATCAGCAATTTGCGCGCTTATGGCTATAAAACCGCGATCCTGTCGGGCGGCTTTAGCTACTTCGGCAATCACTTAAAACAAATGCTGGGTATCGACCATGTCTATGCGAACACGCTCGAAATCGTCGATGGAAAGCTCACCGGGCGAGTCATTCACCCAGTTGTCGATGCCAAACGTAAGGCGCTACTACTGAAAAAAATCGCCCATGAAGAAGGCTTGGACCCCCAGCAAACCATTGCAGTTGGTGATGGCGCCAATGATTTACTCATGCTTAGTGAAGCTGGATTAGGCATTGCATTTCGCGCCAAACCCCTGGTTCGTGAATCCGCTAAACAGTCATTATCAACTCACGGCTTAGATGGAATCTTGTACCTACTAGGATTCAAAGAGCAGGACATCAAGCGCGCCGATTAG
- a CDS encoding Gfo/Idh/MocA family protein, with product MTQKTKVGVVGVGYLGQIHAKIYHQMDNVELVMLADTNLEAVTALGKQYQCDVTTNYLDLIDRVDAVSIVVPTSLHYDVAQPFLEAGIATLMEKPIAATVDEARKLVDLAAQNEAPFLIGHLERYNPALREVVNQVAEPKYIEVHRLGTFVERATDVDVITDLMIHDLDLVLSLVDEEPNDVQAIGASVITDHVDLANVRLSFPGGAVANITASRVSNKRFRRFRVFGPEGYYGINLMDQELDIVTKGETPADGRFAGLEVDHIKFETEQPLQVELAHFIEVAQGLAMPMVTGLQGLRALQLAEQIQSIMRDSVSNV from the coding sequence ATGACACAAAAAACCAAGGTTGGCGTGGTCGGAGTTGGTTATCTCGGACAGATACACGCAAAGATTTACCACCAAATGGACAATGTCGAGTTGGTCATGCTGGCCGATACTAACCTAGAGGCGGTGACCGCACTGGGCAAGCAATACCAGTGTGACGTTACGACCAATTATCTGGATCTGATTGACCGAGTGGATGCCGTGAGTATCGTGGTGCCGACATCGTTGCACTATGACGTTGCGCAACCATTTTTAGAAGCCGGTATTGCCACGCTCATGGAGAAGCCGATTGCTGCCACCGTTGACGAAGCACGCAAGCTGGTAGATTTAGCGGCACAGAATGAAGCGCCATTTTTAATTGGTCATTTGGAACGCTACAATCCGGCATTGCGCGAGGTGGTTAATCAAGTTGCAGAACCCAAGTATATTGAAGTTCACCGCTTAGGAACGTTTGTCGAGCGGGCAACCGACGTTGACGTAATCACGGACTTAATGATTCACGACCTGGATTTGGTGTTGTCGTTGGTCGACGAAGAACCAAATGATGTTCAAGCTATTGGTGCATCGGTAATAACTGACCACGTTGATTTAGCGAATGTGCGCTTATCGTTTCCGGGTGGTGCGGTTGCTAATATCACCGCAAGCCGTGTGTCGAACAAGCGCTTTCGGCGTTTTCGCGTGTTTGGGCCGGAAGGCTACTATGGCATTAATTTGATGGATCAAGAGCTGGACATCGTGACCAAAGGCGAAACACCTGCTGATGGCCGTTTTGCTGGCCTAGAAGTGGACCATATAAAGTTCGAAACCGAGCAACCCTTACAAGTGGAGTTGGCGCACTTCATTGAAGTAGCTCAAGGGTTAGCCATGCCGATGGTGACTGGTCTGCAAGGTTTAAGAGCGTTGCAGTTAGCCGAACAAATTCAATCGATAATGCGGGATTCAGTGTCTAATGTGTAA
- a CDS encoding DUF192 domain-containing protein, protein MCKNILSVALLFSWFIVSGTAIAEVSKCELDNAKLRAMPVIEVELIRSDDTRKIVTAKLANNNATRAAGFQRVCESTIKAMPILFVFNHAVTPQFHMHNVVAPIDIAFIDGTGAIDSLHAMTPYVLASKKRPLYGPTGPVVAAFEVHKGFYEDNNIDLQSRIVWRDKIVDE, encoded by the coding sequence ATGTGTAAGAATATTTTATCGGTAGCGTTGCTGTTTTCGTGGTTCATTGTTAGCGGCACTGCTATCGCAGAAGTCTCGAAATGTGAGTTAGATAACGCTAAACTTAGGGCGATGCCTGTGATCGAAGTCGAGCTGATTCGATCTGACGATACCCGTAAAATTGTTACTGCCAAACTCGCCAATAATAACGCTACACGAGCAGCGGGTTTTCAGCGAGTGTGCGAATCAACCATCAAAGCAATGCCAATACTGTTTGTATTCAATCATGCTGTGACGCCGCAATTTCATATGCACAATGTGGTTGCGCCGATTGATATCGCTTTTATTGACGGTACGGGTGCTATTGATTCGCTGCATGCAATGACGCCATATGTGCTGGCATCGAAAAAGCGGCCGTTATATGGGCCAACTGGACCCGTGGTTGCTGCATTTGAGGTTCATAAAGGTTTTTATGAAGACAATAATATCGATTTGCAGAGCCGAATTGTCTGGCGCGACAAAATTGTCGACGAGTAG
- a CDS encoding alpha/beta hydrolase family protein, producing MLDFLDWESPISLEKVFSSGDSFSYPHIVQDGSGDLLYLSSIKQQKSRLALMLLAGDEHHCLTPQPFSLRTRVNEYGGKPFWVFGADVLFCNDSDQCLYKVSVSDKGATPPQRVTIKSSTRPRYMYTDVNRVGAVYLAIVEQEAESDEADEELSQNTMFLACIDGSDKAPVPLQVGADFYSNLVVSHDQQRIAWVQWNHPNMPWDETELWVANLAHDAGGVRLVDAQRVELAPTACVCQLLFASDGRLFFSADFALDTWRNNFWNIYALEPRSNQVSRVSQEAFEFGYPHWQYGDQRIVQFDADTLIAVGSTPESDVLFSIGLRDLSVKPVAWEAATIQYLASDGQGKMTALQLGQASSPQVVTFEIQNREVIRQSYVSNSEPEIECSIPEHLSFKTRDGGVAYGFYYAPCNSEYAAKTNSIAKPPLIVMVHGGPTARAYGHFDIQKQFWTSRGFAVFDVNHRGSSGYGRNFRDALYGHWGDLDISDIIDGVNMLVAQNKVDGKRLCIRGKSAGGYAVLRALTEYPGFFKAGACYYGIGNLETLAAQTHKFEKYYTDRLVGEAYATRPKTVSESRYYQRSPIHQLPSLESAMIVFQGSLDKIVPPTVAQEIINVLDRVGLWHEYVEYADEAHGFRQVANNIDALGRELMFYQNVLRESGARREIQ from the coding sequence GTGCTGGATTTTCTTGATTGGGAATCGCCTATTTCCCTAGAAAAAGTATTTTCAAGCGGCGATTCTTTTAGCTACCCACACATCGTTCAAGATGGCTCAGGTGATTTACTTTACTTAAGTTCTATTAAACAGCAAAAAAGCCGATTGGCTTTAATGCTGTTGGCGGGCGATGAACATCACTGCCTTACTCCACAGCCGTTTAGCCTACGTACCCGAGTCAATGAATACGGTGGTAAACCGTTCTGGGTGTTTGGTGCGGATGTGTTGTTTTGTAATGATAGTGACCAATGCCTATATAAGGTTTCGGTGAGCGATAAGGGCGCGACTCCGCCGCAACGCGTGACTATTAAGTCATCCACGCGACCTCGCTATATGTACACTGATGTGAATCGTGTTGGCGCTGTGTATCTAGCCATTGTTGAGCAAGAAGCCGAGTCGGATGAAGCCGATGAGGAGCTTAGTCAGAACACCATGTTTTTGGCTTGTATTGACGGTAGTGACAAAGCACCGGTGCCGCTTCAAGTAGGTGCCGATTTTTACAGTAATTTGGTGGTCAGTCATGACCAACAGCGAATCGCGTGGGTTCAATGGAATCATCCCAATATGCCATGGGATGAAACTGAATTATGGGTAGCGAATTTAGCGCATGACGCCGGTGGTGTTCGCTTGGTCGATGCGCAGCGCGTTGAATTGGCGCCCACGGCCTGTGTATGCCAGTTGCTGTTTGCATCGGATGGTAGGCTGTTTTTTTCAGCCGATTTCGCACTTGACACTTGGCGCAATAATTTTTGGAATATCTATGCGCTTGAGCCTCGTAGCAATCAAGTGAGTCGTGTCAGTCAGGAGGCGTTTGAGTTTGGTTATCCGCATTGGCAATATGGTGATCAACGAATCGTTCAATTTGACGCAGATACCTTGATCGCGGTTGGTAGCACGCCAGAAAGCGATGTGTTGTTTTCGATTGGTTTGCGTGACCTGAGCGTTAAGCCGGTGGCGTGGGAAGCCGCGACGATTCAGTACCTTGCGAGTGACGGGCAGGGAAAAATGACGGCACTTCAGCTTGGGCAAGCAAGTAGTCCACAAGTCGTGACGTTTGAAATTCAAAATCGTGAAGTGATTCGACAATCGTATGTGTCGAACTCAGAGCCTGAGATCGAATGCAGTATTCCAGAGCACTTGAGCTTTAAGACTCGTGATGGCGGTGTGGCGTATGGGTTTTACTATGCTCCTTGTAACTCCGAATATGCTGCCAAGACCAACTCCATTGCGAAGCCGCCCCTGATTGTTATGGTGCATGGAGGTCCAACCGCACGTGCCTACGGACATTTTGACATTCAAAAGCAATTTTGGACGTCACGTGGGTTTGCGGTCTTCGACGTGAATCACCGAGGTAGTTCCGGCTATGGTCGCAATTTTCGCGATGCACTTTATGGTCACTGGGGCGATCTCGATATAAGCGATATCATTGACGGTGTTAACATGTTGGTTGCGCAAAATAAGGTTGATGGTAAGCGTTTATGTATTCGTGGAAAGAGTGCTGGCGGCTATGCCGTGTTGCGGGCGCTAACCGAATACCCAGGCTTCTTTAAAGCCGGTGCGTGTTATTACGGAATCGGAAATTTAGAGACGTTGGCAGCTCAAACCCATAAGTTTGAAAAATACTACACTGACCGTTTGGTTGGAGAGGCGTATGCCACACGTCCCAAAACCGTATCGGAGAGTCGATATTATCAACGTTCACCAATTCATCAGCTGCCTAGTTTAGAAAGCGCCATGATCGTGTTCCAAGGTAGCCTCGATAAAATTGTGCCGCCA